A region of Vespula vulgaris chromosome 1, iyVesVulg1.1, whole genome shotgun sequence DNA encodes the following proteins:
- the LOC127065922 gene encoding cytochrome P450 4C1-like isoform X1, giving the protein MILTILLILILFLSLMHYFIRYRRMGRIVNKIPGPEPYPIVGNLLSFQVDNEHLLENVWKMNEEYYPIYKIWSFLTPIVILLHPEDVEVLMKSTKHIEKSTIYKYLQPWLSTGLITSAGDKWQKRRKILTPAFHFNILKHFVVIFNEESQFFIKTLQEEGKGNPIVKDLQQLISEYTLNTICETAMGTSLKEKNEFQSKYRDAVYAFGKIATYRMVRPWYYFDSVFAFSSNGRLQKKLLKTMHDFSKNIIAERKRFHEQTNGKFLQNLENMEENDIFSEGFDKNDKNSLFKKRLAMLDLLIATSVKDNEIDEEGIREEVDTFMFAGHDTTAMALVFALLLFAKHKDVQQGIRDEVNTVMQQEDYKLTISVLREFSYLERCIKESLRLYPSVHIISRYISQDLQLKNYLVPAGSTCHVNIHSLHRNPEYWPNPDVFDPDRFLPENVKGRNPYSYIPFSAGLRNCIGQRFAMFEIKLMIAYILHNFYLEPVDELDDVKMIADIILRSSKPLCVKFIPIKR; this is encoded by the exons ATGATCCTCACGATTTTGttgattcttattttatttttatccctaatgcattattttataagatatcGGAGAATGGGAagaatcgttaataaaattccAGGACCAGAACCATATCCCATAGTAGGAAATTTACTTAGTTTTCAAGTTGATAATG AACATCTACTTGAAAACGTTTGGAAAATGAATGAAGAGTATTATCCGATCTACAAAATATGGTCTTTTCTTACACCGATAGTAATTTTGCTTCATCCGGAAGATGTTGAA GTGCTCATGAAGAGTACAAAacatatagaaaaaagtaCTATTTACAAATACTTACAACCTTGGCTTTCTACTGGATTGATAACTAGTGCAG GTGATAAATGGCAAAAACGTCGAAAGATATTAACACCcgcttttcattttaatattcttaagcatttcgttgttatttttaacgaagaatCACAGTTTTTTATCAAGACACTacaagaggaaggaaaaggaaatccTATAGTCAAAGATTTACAACAATTAATCTCCGAATATACTTTAAACACCATATGCG AGACGGCTATGGGTACCTCTTTAAAGGAGAAGAACGAATTTCAATCTAAATATCGCGATGCCGTTTATGCTTTCGGTAAAATCGCGACGTATAG aATGGTAAGACCTTGGTACTACTTCGATAGCGTATTTGCATTTTCATCGAATGGCCGACTACAAAAGAAACTGTTGAAAACCATGCacgatttttcgaaaaac ATAATCGCAGAAAGGAAACGTTTCCATGAACAAACTAATGggaaatttttacaaaaccTTGAAAATATGGaggaaaatgatatattttctgaAGGATTTGACAAGAATGATAAGA ATTCGTTATTCAAGAAAAGACTCGCTATGCTAGATCTACTTATAGCCACTTCTGTGAAGGATAATGAAATCGATGAGGAAGGTATTCGAGAAGAAGTCGACACTTTTATGTTTGCA GGTCACGACACTACGGCAATGGCTTTGGTCTTTGCTTTGCTTCTTTTTGCAAAGCACAAAGATGTTcag CAAGGTATAAGAGACGAAGTAAACACAGTTATGCAACAAGAAGATTATAAACTAACGATTTCTGTGCTTCGAGAATTTTCATACTTGGAAAGATGTATAAAAGAATCACTTCGTTTATATCCAAGCGTTCATATCATATCTCGTTATATATCTCAGGATTTACAGCTga AAAATTATTTAGTCCCGGCCGGTTCAACGTGTCACGTAAACATCCATAGTTTACATAGAAATCCAGAATATTGGCCGAATCCCGATGTTTTCGATCCCGATAGATTCTTACCAGAAAATGTAAAAGGACGTAATCCTTACTCGTACATCCCATTTAGTGCAGGGTTAAGGAACTGCATCG GTCAAAGATTCGCAATGTTCGAGATTAAACTAATGATAGCTTACATACTACACAACTTCTATTTGGAACCTGTTGACGAACTAGATGACGTTAAAATGATAGCAGATATTATTTTGCGCTCGTCTAAACCACTCTGTGTCAAATTTATACCGATAAAACGATAG
- the LOC127065922 gene encoding cytochrome P450 4C1-like isoform X3 — translation MILTILLILILFLSLMHYFIRYRRMGRIVNKIPGPEPYPIVGNLLSFQVDNEHLLENVWKMNEEYYPIYKIWSFLTPIVILLHPEDVEVLMKSTKHIEKSTIYKYLQPWLSTGLITSAETAMGTSLKEKNEFQSKYRDAVYAFGKIATYRMVRPWYYFDSVFAFSSNGRLQKKLLKTMHDFSKNIIAERKRFHEQTNGKFLQNLENMEENDIFSEGFDKNDKNSLFKKRLAMLDLLIATSVKDNEIDEEGIREEVDTFMFAGHDTTAMALVFALLLFAKHKDVQQGIRDEVNTVMQQEDYKLTISVLREFSYLERCIKESLRLYPSVHIISRYISQDLQLKNYLVPAGSTCHVNIHSLHRNPEYWPNPDVFDPDRFLPENVKGRNPYSYIPFSAGLRNCIGQRFAMFEIKLMIAYILHNFYLEPVDELDDVKMIADIILRSSKPLCVKFIPIKR, via the exons ATGATCCTCACGATTTTGttgattcttattttatttttatccctaatgcattattttataagatatcGGAGAATGGGAagaatcgttaataaaattccAGGACCAGAACCATATCCCATAGTAGGAAATTTACTTAGTTTTCAAGTTGATAATG AACATCTACTTGAAAACGTTTGGAAAATGAATGAAGAGTATTATCCGATCTACAAAATATGGTCTTTTCTTACACCGATAGTAATTTTGCTTCATCCGGAAGATGTTGAA GTGCTCATGAAGAGTACAAAacatatagaaaaaagtaCTATTTACAAATACTTACAACCTTGGCTTTCTACTGGATTGATAACTAGTGCAG AGACGGCTATGGGTACCTCTTTAAAGGAGAAGAACGAATTTCAATCTAAATATCGCGATGCCGTTTATGCTTTCGGTAAAATCGCGACGTATAG aATGGTAAGACCTTGGTACTACTTCGATAGCGTATTTGCATTTTCATCGAATGGCCGACTACAAAAGAAACTGTTGAAAACCATGCacgatttttcgaaaaac ATAATCGCAGAAAGGAAACGTTTCCATGAACAAACTAATGggaaatttttacaaaaccTTGAAAATATGGaggaaaatgatatattttctgaAGGATTTGACAAGAATGATAAGA ATTCGTTATTCAAGAAAAGACTCGCTATGCTAGATCTACTTATAGCCACTTCTGTGAAGGATAATGAAATCGATGAGGAAGGTATTCGAGAAGAAGTCGACACTTTTATGTTTGCA GGTCACGACACTACGGCAATGGCTTTGGTCTTTGCTTTGCTTCTTTTTGCAAAGCACAAAGATGTTcag CAAGGTATAAGAGACGAAGTAAACACAGTTATGCAACAAGAAGATTATAAACTAACGATTTCTGTGCTTCGAGAATTTTCATACTTGGAAAGATGTATAAAAGAATCACTTCGTTTATATCCAAGCGTTCATATCATATCTCGTTATATATCTCAGGATTTACAGCTga AAAATTATTTAGTCCCGGCCGGTTCAACGTGTCACGTAAACATCCATAGTTTACATAGAAATCCAGAATATTGGCCGAATCCCGATGTTTTCGATCCCGATAGATTCTTACCAGAAAATGTAAAAGGACGTAATCCTTACTCGTACATCCCATTTAGTGCAGGGTTAAGGAACTGCATCG GTCAAAGATTCGCAATGTTCGAGATTAAACTAATGATAGCTTACATACTACACAACTTCTATTTGGAACCTGTTGACGAACTAGATGACGTTAAAATGATAGCAGATATTATTTTGCGCTCGTCTAAACCACTCTGTGTCAAATTTATACCGATAAAACGATAG
- the LOC127065922 gene encoding cytochrome P450 4C1-like isoform X2 has product MGRIVNKIPGPEPYPIVGNLLSFQVDNEHLLENVWKMNEEYYPIYKIWSFLTPIVILLHPEDVEVLMKSTKHIEKSTIYKYLQPWLSTGLITSAGDKWQKRRKILTPAFHFNILKHFVVIFNEESQFFIKTLQEEGKGNPIVKDLQQLISEYTLNTICETAMGTSLKEKNEFQSKYRDAVYAFGKIATYRMVRPWYYFDSVFAFSSNGRLQKKLLKTMHDFSKNIIAERKRFHEQTNGKFLQNLENMEENDIFSEGFDKNDKNSLFKKRLAMLDLLIATSVKDNEIDEEGIREEVDTFMFAGHDTTAMALVFALLLFAKHKDVQQGIRDEVNTVMQQEDYKLTISVLREFSYLERCIKESLRLYPSVHIISRYISQDLQLKNYLVPAGSTCHVNIHSLHRNPEYWPNPDVFDPDRFLPENVKGRNPYSYIPFSAGLRNCIGQRFAMFEIKLMIAYILHNFYLEPVDELDDVKMIADIILRSSKPLCVKFIPIKR; this is encoded by the exons ATGGGAagaatcgttaataaaattccAGGACCAGAACCATATCCCATAGTAGGAAATTTACTTAGTTTTCAAGTTGATAATG AACATCTACTTGAAAACGTTTGGAAAATGAATGAAGAGTATTATCCGATCTACAAAATATGGTCTTTTCTTACACCGATAGTAATTTTGCTTCATCCGGAAGATGTTGAA GTGCTCATGAAGAGTACAAAacatatagaaaaaagtaCTATTTACAAATACTTACAACCTTGGCTTTCTACTGGATTGATAACTAGTGCAG GTGATAAATGGCAAAAACGTCGAAAGATATTAACACCcgcttttcattttaatattcttaagcatttcgttgttatttttaacgaagaatCACAGTTTTTTATCAAGACACTacaagaggaaggaaaaggaaatccTATAGTCAAAGATTTACAACAATTAATCTCCGAATATACTTTAAACACCATATGCG AGACGGCTATGGGTACCTCTTTAAAGGAGAAGAACGAATTTCAATCTAAATATCGCGATGCCGTTTATGCTTTCGGTAAAATCGCGACGTATAG aATGGTAAGACCTTGGTACTACTTCGATAGCGTATTTGCATTTTCATCGAATGGCCGACTACAAAAGAAACTGTTGAAAACCATGCacgatttttcgaaaaac ATAATCGCAGAAAGGAAACGTTTCCATGAACAAACTAATGggaaatttttacaaaaccTTGAAAATATGGaggaaaatgatatattttctgaAGGATTTGACAAGAATGATAAGA ATTCGTTATTCAAGAAAAGACTCGCTATGCTAGATCTACTTATAGCCACTTCTGTGAAGGATAATGAAATCGATGAGGAAGGTATTCGAGAAGAAGTCGACACTTTTATGTTTGCA GGTCACGACACTACGGCAATGGCTTTGGTCTTTGCTTTGCTTCTTTTTGCAAAGCACAAAGATGTTcag CAAGGTATAAGAGACGAAGTAAACACAGTTATGCAACAAGAAGATTATAAACTAACGATTTCTGTGCTTCGAGAATTTTCATACTTGGAAAGATGTATAAAAGAATCACTTCGTTTATATCCAAGCGTTCATATCATATCTCGTTATATATCTCAGGATTTACAGCTga AAAATTATTTAGTCCCGGCCGGTTCAACGTGTCACGTAAACATCCATAGTTTACATAGAAATCCAGAATATTGGCCGAATCCCGATGTTTTCGATCCCGATAGATTCTTACCAGAAAATGTAAAAGGACGTAATCCTTACTCGTACATCCCATTTAGTGCAGGGTTAAGGAACTGCATCG GTCAAAGATTCGCAATGTTCGAGATTAAACTAATGATAGCTTACATACTACACAACTTCTATTTGGAACCTGTTGACGAACTAGATGACGTTAAAATGATAGCAGATATTATTTTGCGCTCGTCTAAACCACTCTGTGTCAAATTTATACCGATAAAACGATAG